One segment of Desulfovibrio sp. JC010 DNA contains the following:
- a CDS encoding N-acetylmuramoyl-L-alanine amidase, whose amino-acid sequence MRKFFIPNLIMALFLAGLLVSVIPASAFGASIKDDFTIAWKQFHALSKNKKKAQYRSEWEKVGKKFRNVFKRSTRGHYAPKSLYYLGRTYEELGNRSGIKKDFRTAVDYYGRMISNFPSHQWTDDSIFRRAEIRLRKLHEKDLAYSDYLTIVHRYAKSDMYSKARARLDSMDRKGAKGKSKHKKPSGTIIPAKKASSKSSKRSSSKAKLLSVRYTSSETYTRVVLDLDEEVRYRYQILNPNQSVNRPHRLYIDLENTVLGNGVHKATHVADGILKDIRSAQRDPRTTRVVLDFNAMQDYKIFPLENPFRLVVDVQAPEEGKVVENKSPVRHSAPKRSKSKPQKYTPPANSKKMAGELLEQLGLTFKTIMLDPGHGGKDPGAAANGLKEKNINLRFAKILAAKLKKAGFTVMYTRTNDKFIPLEERTAMANIKKADMFISIHCNAHRSSKINGIETYTLNLARNRNAVRVAARENAVSAKRISDLQVILTDLMLNSKMKESKDLANNIHTRSLQNIRRKWKVKDQGVREAPFYVLMGAKMPSVLIELGYLTNRTEAKRLKTDRYLSYIADGIVKGVLEYKKQIERYASL is encoded by the coding sequence ATGCGCAAATTTTTCATCCCAAACCTGATCATGGCCCTCTTCCTTGCCGGGCTGCTTGTTTCTGTCATTCCTGCCAGTGCCTTCGGGGCCAGTATCAAGGATGATTTCACCATTGCATGGAAGCAGTTTCACGCTCTTTCCAAAAATAAAAAGAAAGCCCAGTACCGTTCCGAATGGGAAAAGGTGGGCAAGAAATTTCGCAATGTGTTCAAAAGGTCCACCCGCGGCCATTACGCACCCAAATCACTCTACTACCTTGGCCGCACTTATGAAGAGCTGGGCAACCGCAGCGGCATAAAAAAAGATTTCCGCACCGCAGTGGACTACTACGGGCGCATGATCTCAAACTTTCCCTCCCACCAGTGGACTGACGACAGCATCTTTCGCCGGGCGGAAATCCGGCTGCGCAAACTGCATGAAAAAGACCTCGCCTATTCAGATTACCTGACCATTGTCCACCGCTACGCCAAGTCGGACATGTACTCCAAAGCCCGGGCACGGCTGGACTCCATGGACCGCAAGGGAGCCAAGGGCAAATCAAAGCATAAAAAACCTTCCGGCACCATCATCCCGGCCAAGAAGGCTTCCAGCAAAAGCAGCAAACGCTCATCCAGCAAGGCAAAGCTCCTCTCCGTCCGCTACACCAGCAGTGAGACATATACCCGCGTGGTCCTCGACCTCGACGAAGAGGTACGCTACCGCTACCAAATCCTGAATCCGAACCAGAGTGTGAACCGCCCGCACAGGCTGTACATCGACCTTGAAAACACCGTTCTCGGTAACGGAGTGCACAAGGCCACCCATGTTGCCGACGGCATTCTCAAGGATATCCGCTCCGCCCAGCGTGACCCCCGGACCACCCGTGTGGTGCTGGATTTCAACGCCATGCAGGATTACAAGATTTTTCCGCTGGAAAACCCCTTCAGGCTTGTCGTTGACGTTCAGGCCCCTGAAGAAGGAAAAGTGGTTGAGAATAAAAGTCCGGTCCGCCATTCCGCGCCAAAAAGATCAAAATCCAAACCGCAAAAATACACCCCGCCCGCCAACAGCAAAAAAATGGCCGGGGAACTGCTTGAACAGCTGGGCCTGACCTTCAAGACCATCATGCTTGATCCCGGTCACGGCGGTAAGGACCCCGGTGCGGCTGCCAACGGACTCAAGGAAAAAAACATCAACCTGCGTTTTGCCAAGATTCTGGCCGCCAAGCTCAAAAAAGCCGGGTTCACAGTCATGTACACCCGCACCAACGACAAATTTATACCGTTGGAAGAACGTACCGCCATGGCCAACATCAAAAAGGCGGACATGTTCATATCCATCCACTGCAACGCGCACCGCAGTTCCAAGATCAACGGTATTGAAACCTATACCTTGAACCTTGCCCGCAACCGTAACGCGGTCCGTGTAGCAGCCCGGGAAAACGCGGTCTCGGCCAAGAGAATCAGTGACCTGCAGGTTATCCTCACCGACCTGATGCTCAACTCCAAGATGAAGGAAAGCAAGGATCTGGCTAACAATATCCACACCCGCTCCCTGCAGAATATCCGCCGCAAATGGAAAGTTAAAGATCAGGGCGTGCGTGAGGCTCCTTTCTACGTACTCATGGGCGCAAAAATGCCTTCGGTGCTTATCGAACTGGGCTACCTGACCAACCGCACCGAAGCCAAGCGACTCAAGACCGACCGCTATCTTTCTTATATTGCCGACGGCATCGTGAAAGGTGTATTGGAATACAAGAAACAGATTGAAAGGTACGCCAGTTTATAA
- a CDS encoding HAD family hydrolase has translation MINLDIPGFGKLKIEHLVLDYNGTLALDGNLLPGVGKLLLELAEDVKIHVLTADTLGQCEKELSGLPVKIHIIGGSPEDQSKLEYVNVLGPEKCACIGNGRNDMLMLRQAALGIIISGAECMSMKAARSADLVATDISSALGLFTHPVRLLTTLRN, from the coding sequence ATGATTAACCTCGATATTCCCGGATTCGGTAAGCTTAAAATCGAACATCTTGTTCTGGATTACAACGGCACCCTTGCCCTTGACGGCAACCTGCTGCCCGGCGTGGGCAAGCTGCTCCTGGAACTTGCTGAAGACGTGAAGATTCACGTACTCACCGCCGACACTCTGGGCCAGTGCGAAAAAGAACTTTCCGGCCTGCCCGTAAAAATCCATATCATCGGCGGCAGCCCGGAAGACCAGTCCAAGCTTGAGTACGTGAACGTCTTGGGTCCTGAAAAATGCGCCTGCATCGGCAACGGCCGCAACGACATGCTCATGCTCAGGCAGGCCGCGCTCGGCATCATTATCTCCGGGGCCGAATGCATGTCCATGAAAGCCGCCCGCTCCGCCGATCTGGTGGCAACGGATATTTCCAGCGCGCTGGGACTGTTTACCCATCCTGTGCGGTTGCTGACGACTTTGCGGAACTAA
- a CDS encoding response regulator codes for MSGQTVKNTVLVVENSNTQARIITEHIESITPFDTMVVNSMDELESRLADNGDDVFIAVLNLNIKGAPDGEAVDYVLSRKIPCIVLTSTFDEEIRNRFIEKNVLDYFNKSSREDLEEMVDLIRRIHSNHEIKVVIAEDNSTARKIMQRLLERLNFTVLAGEDGVEALELIKANPEVKLLLTDYEMPNLDGFELVSEVRKTHSRDQMAILGVSAHDSGAITAKFLKRGANDFLKKPFEVEEFSWRVTNNLNELERIRSIKDAYSRDPLTGFSNLSFFLDKGRDLFDQAKAEGSTPVVAAFNVDNMLEINGQYGWNGGFAALKKTSSLLDQHSLGWELAARSDCGFFILANDLEVLKRDLGAVKAALASTEIVSGTDRFMVSASFTISKVPGANLDVTLTKAAQVLKDIQGKGVNGFSFA; via the coding sequence ATGTCCGGACAGACAGTTAAGAATACCGTGCTTGTGGTGGAAAACAGCAACACTCAGGCAAGAATTATTACAGAACATATAGAATCCATTACACCTTTTGATACCATGGTGGTTAATTCCATGGATGAGCTTGAAAGCAGGCTCGCTGATAACGGTGACGATGTCTTTATCGCAGTCCTGAACCTGAACATCAAAGGCGCACCGGACGGGGAAGCCGTGGATTACGTCCTTTCCCGCAAAATTCCCTGTATTGTCCTTACGTCCACCTTTGATGAGGAAATCCGTAACCGTTTTATCGAGAAAAACGTGCTGGATTATTTTAACAAGTCCAGTCGTGAAGATCTTGAGGAAATGGTCGACCTGATCCGCAGAATCCATTCCAATCACGAAATCAAGGTTGTTATTGCCGAGGACAACTCCACTGCCCGTAAAATTATGCAGAGACTTTTGGAGCGGCTTAATTTTACTGTGCTGGCCGGAGAAGACGGGGTCGAAGCCCTTGAGCTGATCAAAGCCAACCCGGAAGTTAAATTGCTGCTGACCGACTACGAGATGCCCAATCTGGACGGATTCGAACTGGTCAGCGAGGTGCGCAAGACCCACAGCCGGGACCAGATGGCCATTCTCGGTGTCTCCGCCCATGATTCCGGGGCTATCACAGCTAAATTTCTCAAGCGCGGAGCCAATGACTTTCTTAAGAAGCCCTTTGAGGTGGAAGAATTTTCATGGCGGGTGACCAACAACCTCAATGAGCTTGAGCGTATCCGTTCCATCAAAGATGCATACAGCCGTGATCCCCTGACCGGTTTTTCAAACCTCAGCTTTTTCCTCGATAAAGGCCGCGATCTTTTCGATCAGGCAAAAGCGGAAGGCAGCACTCCCGTAGTTGCTGCGTTTAATGTGGACAACATGCTGGAAATCAACGGCCAGTACGGTTGGAACGGCGGCTTCGCAGCTCTGAAAAAAACGTCTTCGCTTCTGGATCAGCATTCGCTGGGATGGGAGCTTGCCGCACGCAGCGATTGCGGATTCTTTATCCTTGCCAATGATCTCGAAGTGCTGAAGCGTGATCTCGGCGCGGTCAAGGCCGCCTTAGCCAGTACGGAGATCGTTTCCGGTACTGACAGGTTCATGGTCAGCGCGTCATTCACCATCAGCAAGGTGCCCGGTGCCAATCTTGATGTAACCCTGACCAAGGCTGCTCAGGTATTGAAAGATATTCAGGGCAAAGGTGTGAATGGATTCAGTTTTGCTTAA
- a CDS encoding MucR family transcriptional regulator, with amino-acid sequence MEDYLKEALEIVKAQASVRTMSEEEMTSMVRKLSAGIQAIAENALPAQEEAPACEPKKSIKEKSIVCCECGKSFKIITKKHLASHGLTPDEYREKYGLKKKTPLVCKSLQRERRKKMKEMKLWTKRGK; translated from the coding sequence GTGGAAGATTATCTGAAAGAAGCTTTGGAAATAGTCAAAGCACAGGCAAGCGTAAGAACCATGAGCGAAGAAGAGATGACTTCCATGGTCCGCAAACTGTCCGCCGGCATTCAGGCCATTGCTGAAAATGCCCTCCCCGCACAGGAAGAAGCTCCCGCATGTGAGCCCAAGAAGTCCATCAAGGAAAAATCAATTGTCTGCTGCGAATGCGGTAAATCCTTCAAGATCATCACCAAGAAGCACCTTGCTTCCCACGGTCTGACCCCTGATGAATACCGTGAAAAGTACGGCCTCAAGAAAAAGACCCCGCTGGTCTGCAAATCCCTGCAGCGTGAACGCCGTAAAAAAATGAAGGAAATGAAACTCTGGACCAAACGCGGTAAATAG
- a CDS encoding methyl-accepting chemotaxis protein, which produces MSISAKNKIVFSVFAFFAVVVIVMTGISYQSFSSSSHKAELDKLDTVSRAVGKAVAEKTDIYFNALELAARMFNGAPEMTDEELFAYRINLAKQLKEQAGAGEAYFCFADGSTYTAGRAGIIPNFKEKAKKREWYKRLFGGEKRIITTPYTSSIGAIVMAAGVPIMKDGRILATLCINLGLTDITKFANNVLDHQNIFLTRSDGYIMANRDKELIGKSLWESIPDLEKFSDQTSNGRMEFSLNGKTYEGSLYIIDGLNWKVWTYEELDVINADSTSNLQQNAVVAVVALILAALMLNFLASALIFKPLGKGVEFAAAVADGNLDKTLDVQQNDEVGVLAEALRTMVGKLKEMIRDTEEKSEFAEQEAERARAAMAEAEEAREQADRATKEGILQAASQIEGVVDRIASGTEELAAQADEINNSTEVQRERMTETATSMEQMNASVLEVARNSGDAASNAMSTQEAADKGTDLVNKVIESVGKVQQQTQAMKVDLTSLGEQADSIGAIMDVINDIADQTNLLALNAAIEAARAGEAGRGFAVVADEVRKLAEKTIGATQEVGESISSIQAAARKSIKSMDSATGTVDESTELAASSGEVLENILNYAQENAEQVQSIATAAEEQSAASEEINQAVDEVSRISSETSESMAQSAIAIEELAEMTSELSKIVDQLKQS; this is translated from the coding sequence GTGTCTATAAGTGCCAAGAATAAGATTGTTTTCAGTGTCTTCGCGTTTTTTGCGGTCGTTGTCATTGTGATGACCGGAATTTCCTACCAGAGCTTCAGTTCTTCGTCTCATAAAGCCGAGCTTGATAAGCTTGATACTGTCTCCCGGGCAGTGGGTAAGGCTGTAGCTGAAAAAACAGATATTTATTTTAATGCTCTTGAGCTGGCCGCGCGAATGTTCAACGGTGCTCCGGAGATGACTGATGAAGAGTTGTTTGCTTACCGGATTAATCTGGCAAAGCAACTCAAAGAGCAGGCCGGAGCCGGTGAGGCTTATTTCTGCTTTGCAGACGGCAGCACCTATACTGCCGGGCGGGCAGGGATTATTCCTAATTTTAAAGAAAAAGCCAAAAAAAGAGAGTGGTACAAACGTCTGTTCGGCGGTGAAAAAAGAATTATCACCACTCCTTATACCTCTTCTATCGGCGCAATTGTCATGGCGGCCGGTGTCCCTATCATGAAAGACGGCAGGATACTGGCAACCCTGTGCATTAATCTCGGCCTGACTGATATCACCAAATTTGCCAACAATGTGCTGGATCACCAGAATATTTTTCTGACCCGCAGCGACGGCTACATCATGGCTAACCGGGACAAGGAACTTATCGGTAAAAGCCTGTGGGAGAGTATCCCTGATCTGGAAAAATTCAGCGACCAGACTTCCAACGGAAGAATGGAATTTTCTCTTAATGGAAAGACTTACGAAGGCAGCCTTTATATTATTGACGGGCTGAACTGGAAGGTCTGGACCTATGAAGAGCTGGATGTGATCAATGCGGATTCCACATCCAACCTGCAGCAGAACGCAGTTGTAGCTGTTGTCGCGCTTATCCTTGCTGCGCTGATGCTGAATTTCCTCGCTTCCGCACTTATCTTTAAGCCTCTGGGCAAGGGTGTTGAATTCGCGGCAGCTGTTGCTGACGGGAATCTGGATAAGACTCTTGATGTGCAGCAGAATGACGAGGTCGGCGTTTTGGCTGAAGCCTTGCGGACCATGGTCGGTAAGCTCAAAGAGATGATTCGTGATACTGAGGAAAAAAGTGAGTTTGCCGAGCAGGAGGCTGAGCGCGCACGCGCTGCCATGGCCGAGGCCGAGGAAGCCCGTGAGCAGGCTGACCGGGCCACCAAAGAAGGTATTCTGCAGGCTGCATCGCAGATTGAAGGTGTTGTGGACCGCATTGCTTCCGGTACTGAGGAGCTTGCCGCACAGGCTGACGAGATCAACAATTCCACCGAAGTTCAGCGCGAACGTATGACCGAGACCGCAACCAGTATGGAGCAGATGAATGCATCGGTTCTGGAGGTTGCCCGTAATTCCGGTGATGCAGCATCAAACGCCATGAGCACGCAGGAAGCCGCGGACAAGGGTACTGACCTGGTTAACAAGGTCATTGAATCCGTCGGCAAAGTTCAGCAGCAGACTCAGGCCATGAAGGTTGATCTGACCTCTCTGGGCGAGCAGGCGGACAGCATCGGTGCAATTATGGATGTGATCAACGACATTGCCGACCAGACCAACCTGCTGGCCTTGAACGCGGCCATTGAGGCGGCCCGGGCCGGCGAGGCCGGGCGCGGATTTGCTGTTGTAGCCGATGAGGTCCGCAAGCTGGCGGAAAAGACCATCGGAGCTACGCAGGAAGTAGGCGAAAGCATTTCTTCCATTCAGGCGGCAGCCCGCAAGAGCATTAAGTCCATGGATTCTGCCACCGGTACTGTGGACGAGAGCACAGAGCTGGCTGCAAGTTCCGGTGAAGTTCTGGAGAATATCCTGAATTATGCACAGGAGAATGCAGAACAGGTCCAGTCTATCGCTACTGCGGCGGAAGAACAGTCCGCAGCATCGGAAGAGATCAATCAGGCTGTGGATGAGGTTTCAAGAATCTCAAGCGAAACTTCGGAAAGCATGGCCCAGTCCGCCATAGCCATTGAAGAGCTGGCTGAAATGACCAGCGAACTGAGTAAGATTGTTGATCAGCTGAAACAGTCGTAG
- a CDS encoding M15 family metallopeptidase produces the protein MNRRIFLKSILALSAGTGLCAIPDFTQAQEIARTVEESDLKDYLHRMENFDTPQPGDIILNKKERTLLKSSLNRLRRVQRTVGFGNFCVLSFDHALKFGRNYSSIGRFTKQEIEFLDKLFHFDAHEYGFYGEKPVEKLTASISRKDLIKIPRTGNFLYRGEPHKKYIEIRKELGRKVYLTSGVRGVAKQFILFLTKAEANAGNLSLASRSLAPPGYSYHGVGDFDVGEKGLGAANFSALFAETRTCTKLREHGYLQLRYPENNLLGVRFEPWHIKV, from the coding sequence ATGAACAGAAGAATATTCCTGAAATCCATACTCGCCCTATCCGCCGGAACGGGGCTGTGCGCAATTCCGGACTTTACCCAAGCGCAGGAAATTGCCCGCACAGTGGAAGAAAGCGACCTCAAGGATTATCTGCACCGCATGGAAAATTTCGACACGCCCCAGCCCGGCGACATCATCCTGAATAAAAAAGAACGGACTCTGCTCAAATCATCCCTGAACAGGCTGCGCCGGGTGCAACGCACTGTGGGATTCGGTAATTTCTGCGTACTCAGCTTTGACCACGCCCTCAAATTCGGACGCAATTATTCTTCCATCGGCAGATTCACTAAGCAGGAAATTGAATTTCTCGACAAACTTTTTCATTTCGATGCCCATGAATACGGCTTTTACGGAGAAAAACCGGTAGAGAAACTCACCGCATCAATATCCCGAAAAGATTTGATAAAAATCCCGCGTACCGGAAATTTCCTTTACCGGGGTGAACCGCACAAAAAATATATTGAAATTCGCAAGGAGCTGGGCCGCAAAGTCTACCTCACTTCCGGGGTGCGCGGAGTCGCCAAGCAATTCATCCTCTTTCTCACCAAGGCCGAAGCCAATGCAGGCAACCTTTCGCTGGCCTCCCGTTCACTGGCTCCTCCGGGCTACTCCTACCACGGAGTCGGCGACTTTGACGTGGGCGAAAAAGGGCTTGGAGCCGCCAACTTCAGTGCCCTTTTTGCGGAAACCCGCACCTGCACCAAGCTGCGCGAGCACGGCTATCTGCAACTGCGCTACCCGGAAAACAACCTGCTCGGGGTACGCTTTGAGCCATGGCATATTAAGGTCTGA
- the fliM gene encoding flagellar motor switch protein FliM: MSKILQQDEVDALLRGLSGGEVEAEQDIPDDDSGVVSFDLANQDRIIRGRMPVLEIVNDRFARLATNNLANTMRKRVDINPISIDMSKFGDFMRSLPVPTSLSIFKMDPLRGNAILVVDSRLVFALVESFFGGSGSQPKVEGRDFTPIEQAIVDRVVKIALSNLEDSWRPVHEVHLELVRSEVNPQFAAIVPPSDVVVVITFEVELENAIGSLIVCLPYSTLEPIRSKLHASFQSERLEIDHVWVSRFKERLLETPVDLLVRLGKAKITGRQLLNLEEGDLLLLDTDEEDMLECEVGGVLKYLGSPGRVKANRAFQIAHAIEPKMT, translated from the coding sequence ATGAGTAAAATTCTGCAACAGGATGAGGTTGATGCTCTATTAAGGGGCCTTTCCGGTGGAGAGGTTGAAGCGGAGCAGGACATACCGGATGATGATTCCGGTGTTGTCTCTTTTGACCTTGCCAACCAGGACCGCATTATCCGCGGTCGTATGCCTGTTCTGGAAATCGTCAACGACCGTTTCGCGCGTCTGGCAACCAACAACCTCGCCAACACCATGCGCAAAAGGGTGGACATCAACCCCATCTCCATCGACATGTCCAAATTCGGGGATTTCATGCGCTCCCTGCCCGTGCCCACTTCTCTTTCAATTTTCAAGATGGACCCGTTGCGCGGTAACGCCATCCTCGTTGTTGACTCACGTCTGGTCTTCGCGCTGGTGGAAAGCTTTTTCGGCGGTTCCGGCTCCCAGCCCAAGGTTGAGGGTCGTGACTTCACCCCCATTGAGCAGGCCATTGTAGACCGGGTGGTAAAAATCGCCCTTTCCAACCTCGAAGATTCATGGCGCCCGGTACACGAGGTCCACCTCGAACTGGTCCGCTCCGAGGTCAACCCGCAGTTCGCGGCCATTGTACCGCCTTCTGACGTTGTCGTGGTCATTACCTTCGAAGTTGAACTGGAAAACGCCATCGGTTCGCTTATCGTCTGTCTGCCTTACTCCACTCTGGAACCGATCCGCTCCAAGCTGCACGCCTCCTTCCAGTCCGAACGTCTGGAAATCGACCACGTCTGGGTCAGCCGTTTTAAAGAAAGACTTCTGGAAACCCCGGTAGACCTGCTGGTCCGTCTCGGTAAAGCCAAAATTACCGGACGCCAGCTGCTTAACCTTGAAGAAGGCGATCTGCTCCTGCTCGATACAGACGAAGAAGACATGCTTGAATGCGAAGTGGGCGGAGTCCTCAAATATCTCGGCTCCCCCGGAAGGGTAAAAGCCAACCGCGCCTTCCAGATCGCCCACGCCATTGAACCGAAGATGACGTAA
- a CDS encoding glycosyltransferase family 2 protein, translating to MNQITGLVLTYNGERLLDECLQSLSFCDEILLIDSGSTDSTREIGSKHNARIVHNDWNGAIEQHKFALTQITTPWVVTIDQDEIISPELQKSIIEKLRNPDDVDGYYCPRRSWYLDRFIMHSGWYPDKLFRIYKRDGITIGGIRPHEELRPKNKAGEVRGDIIHYPYENFFQHLDKINSYTQDAAEDLYSRGRRSSLGSALGHGFGKFFKQYILKAGFRDGRAGFIVALHGFFYTFQKYIRLVELEMKDKK from the coding sequence ATGAATCAAATCACCGGACTGGTACTTACATACAACGGCGAAAGACTGCTTGACGAATGTCTGCAGAGCCTTTCCTTCTGCGATGAAATCCTGCTCATTGACTCCGGATCTACGGACTCTACCCGTGAAATAGGCAGTAAGCACAACGCACGCATCGTCCACAACGACTGGAACGGGGCCATTGAACAGCACAAATTCGCGCTGACCCAGATCACAACCCCGTGGGTGGTGACCATTGATCAGGACGAAATCATTTCCCCTGAACTACAGAAATCCATCATTGAAAAACTGCGCAATCCTGACGACGTGGACGGTTACTATTGTCCGCGCCGCTCATGGTATCTGGACCGCTTCATCATGCACAGCGGCTGGTATCCGGACAAACTCTTCCGCATCTACAAAAGGGACGGCATAACCATCGGCGGCATCAGGCCTCACGAAGAACTGCGTCCGAAAAACAAAGCCGGGGAAGTGCGCGGTGATATCATCCATTACCCTTACGAAAACTTTTTCCAGCATCTGGATAAGATCAACAGCTATACTCAGGATGCTGCGGAAGACCTTTATTCCCGGGGCAGGCGCAGCTCACTGGGATCGGCACTGGGTCACGGATTTGGCAAATTTTTCAAACAGTATATACTCAAGGCCGGGTTCCGTGACGGACGGGCCGGATTCATCGTCGCCCTGCACGGTTTTTTCTACACTTTCCAAAAATACATCCGGCTGGTCGAACTGGAAATGAAGGACAAAAAATGA
- a CDS encoding FdtA/QdtA family cupin domain-containing protein, whose translation MIKEDKPQIIDLPKVHDNRGNLTFIENSRHIPFDIKRVYYLYDVPGGESRGGHAHKQLRQYIIAASGSFDVVLDDGKNKTRFTLNRSYYGLYVPTMTWRELENFSSGSVCLVLASEYYDPSDYYYTYEDFIKAVKENEAD comes from the coding sequence ATGATCAAAGAAGACAAACCGCAAATTATCGACCTGCCCAAGGTCCACGACAACCGGGGCAACCTTACTTTTATAGAAAACAGCCGCCATATTCCTTTTGATATCAAAAGAGTGTATTATCTATACGACGTTCCCGGCGGAGAATCCCGTGGCGGGCATGCCCACAAGCAACTCAGGCAGTACATTATCGCTGCTTCCGGCAGCTTTGACGTAGTACTTGATGACGGTAAAAACAAAACCAGATTCACCCTGAACCGCTCCTACTACGGGCTTTACGTACCGACCATGACCTGGCGTGAGCTTGAAAACTTCTCCTCCGGATCCGTTTGTCTGGTGCTGGCTTCGGAATATTACGATCCGAGTGACTATTACTACACCTATGAAGATTTCATAAAGGCGGTGAAAGAAAATGAAGCAGATTAA
- a CDS encoding DegT/DnrJ/EryC1/StrS aminotransferase family protein has product MKQIKFLDVGWTYQALAPKMDAAAKRVLESGWFIHGDEVEAFEKEFALYTGAKHCIGCGNGLEAIELVLRAAGVGPGDDVLVPSNTFIATWLAVTRTGANIVPVEPVEATYNMDPSKLEAALTPAAKAIIPVHLYGQPADMDPIMAFAEKHDLFVVTDAAQAHGAVYKGRMSGTLGHAAAFSFYPGKNLGAFGDGGAVTTMDDKIADRVRKLANYGSTEKYVHKCKGFNSRLDEMQAAFLRVKLDKLDNWNWTRKTVASIYLEGLKETPLVLPVIGDEIQSVWHLFVVRCKDRDGLIKHLAENKIEASIHYPIPPHKQGAYKEMENLSLPISEAIHSEVLSLPMGPHMTEEDAQRVVEVVKGFFK; this is encoded by the coding sequence ATGAAGCAGATTAAATTTCTCGACGTAGGCTGGACTTACCAGGCACTGGCCCCGAAAATGGATGCCGCTGCAAAACGTGTTCTTGAATCAGGCTGGTTTATCCACGGTGATGAAGTAGAAGCTTTTGAAAAGGAATTCGCCCTCTACACCGGAGCAAAACACTGCATCGGCTGCGGAAACGGACTGGAAGCCATTGAGCTGGTCCTGCGCGCCGCCGGAGTCGGTCCCGGTGATGACGTGCTGGTACCTTCCAACACCTTTATCGCCACCTGGCTGGCAGTTACCCGCACCGGAGCCAACATCGTCCCGGTGGAGCCGGTGGAAGCAACCTACAATATGGACCCGTCCAAGCTTGAAGCAGCACTGACCCCGGCCGCCAAAGCCATCATTCCGGTACATCTCTACGGCCAGCCCGCGGACATGGACCCGATTATGGCTTTTGCTGAAAAGCACGACCTGTTTGTGGTAACAGACGCAGCACAGGCCCACGGAGCGGTCTACAAAGGGCGTATGTCCGGTACACTGGGCCATGCAGCGGCTTTCAGCTTCTACCCCGGCAAGAACCTCGGCGCGTTCGGCGACGGCGGAGCCGTGACCACCATGGACGATAAAATTGCCGACCGGGTGCGCAAGCTGGCCAACTACGGCTCAACTGAAAAGTACGTCCACAAGTGCAAGGGTTTCAACAGCAGGCTTGATGAAATGCAGGCCGCTTTCCTGCGCGTTAAGCTCGACAAACTGGACAACTGGAACTGGACCCGCAAGACCGTTGCCTCCATCTACCTTGAAGGACTCAAGGAGACCCCGCTGGTGCTTCCGGTCATCGGTGATGAAATCCAGTCCGTCTGGCATCTCTTTGTAGTGCGCTGCAAGGACCGCGACGGCTTGATCAAACATCTTGCAGAAAACAAAATTGAAGCTTCCATCCATTATCCCATCCCCCCGCACAAGCAGGGCGCGTACAAGGAAATGGAGAACCTCTCCCTGCCCATCAGTGAAGCCATCCACAGCGAAGTGCTCTCCCTGCCCATGGGACCGCACATGACCGAAGAAGATGCGCAGAGAGTTGTGGAAGTTGTGAAAGGATTTTTTAAATAA
- a CDS encoding class I SAM-dependent methyltransferase: MISNNILSFAKSVLCEVLEPGCIGIDATVGNGYDTVFLSEKAGAAGQVFGFDIQEQAVKQTEERLNEECLPQNWTIFHAGHEKMLELIPAEFHGRVNAVMFNLGFLPGSDKTVITKSETTLTAIKASLELLAKGGMLCIAIYAGHPGGDEEDVAVREFCTSLDYHTYRVIQSEMINKPGHPIRMLFVTKL, from the coding sequence ATGATTTCCAATAACATCCTTTCTTTTGCTAAATCGGTGCTTTGTGAAGTGCTTGAGCCCGGCTGTATCGGGATTGATGCTACAGTAGGTAACGGCTACGATACCGTTTTTCTTTCTGAGAAGGCCGGGGCCGCTGGACAAGTCTTCGGATTCGATATTCAGGAACAGGCTGTTAAGCAGACAGAAGAACGCCTTAATGAAGAATGTCTTCCGCAGAACTGGACCATCTTCCATGCCGGGCATGAAAAGATGCTCGAACTTATCCCGGCGGAATTCCATGGCCGGGTCAATGCGGTCATGTTTAATCTCGGTTTCCTGCCGGGCAGCGACAAGACGGTCATCACCAAGTCCGAAACAACGCTGACCGCCATCAAGGCGTCTCTCGAACTCCTCGCCAAGGGCGGCATGCTCTGTATCGCCATTTATGCCGGGCATCCCGGAGGGGACGAAGAAGACGTTGCCGTGCGCGAGTTCTGCACTTCCCTCGACTACCACACCTACAGGGTCATCCAGAGCGAGATGATCAACAAACCCGGACATCCCATACGAATGTTGTTCGTGACTAAGCTTTAA